From Haemorhous mexicanus isolate bHaeMex1 chromosome 2, bHaeMex1.pri, whole genome shotgun sequence, the proteins below share one genomic window:
- the MSL3 gene encoding male-specific lethal 3 homolog isoform X5, producing MTSRGMKFKFHRGERVLCFEPDPTKAKVLYDAKIVDIVVGKDEKGRKIPEYLIHFNGWNRSWDRWAAEDHVLRDTDENRRLQRKLARKAVARMRRKGRKKRRCRLPGVDSVLKSLPAEENDESSENSISSSSSDDSDEGTDEEIKSEESDIDERTEMKEEQDTHTKRDMEERAISIEIPEVLKKKLEEDCYYINRRKRLVKLPCQTNIITILESYVKHFAINAAFSANERSRHHQMTPHANMNLHYVPPEKNVELCKEMVDGLRITFDFTLPLILLYPYEQAQFKKVTSSKFFLPIKENSTNTNRSQEELSPSPPLLNPPTPQSTDSQPTTGEPATPKRRKAEPEILQSLRRSTRHSSNCDRLSESSASPQPKRRHLDTPASMPKLFLHLEKKTPVHSGSSSPITLTPSKEGSTVFTGFEGRRNNELNEVLSWKLMPENYPPSDQPPPPSYIYGSQHLLRMFVKLPEILGKMCFPDKNLKALVKHFEMFLRFLAEYHDDFFPESAYVAACEAYYSTKNPRAIY from the exons ATGACCTCGCGGGGAATGAAATTTAAGTTCCACCGGGGAGAGAGAGTTCTCTGCTTCGAGCCCGACCCCACCAAAGCCAAAGTGCTCTATGATGCCAAG ATTGTTGATATTGTTGTTGGAAAAGATGAGAAAGGCAGAAAGATTCCAGAATATCTAATCCATTTTAACGGTTGGAACAGAAG CTGGGATAGATGGGCAGCTGAAGATCATGTTCTTCGGGATACAGACGAAAACCGCAGATTACAGCGTAAATTGGCACGGAAGGCTGTGGCTCGCAT gagaagaaagggaagaaagaagagaCGCTGCAGGTTGCCTGGTGTTGACTCTGTGTTAAAAAGCCTTCCTGCTGAGGAAAATGATGAGAGTAGTGAAAACT CTATAAGCAGTTCTTCTTCTGATGACAGTGATGAAGGAACAGATGAAGAAATAAAGAGTGAAGAAAGTGACATAGATGAGAGGACAGAAATG AAAGAAGAACAAGACACTCATACAAAAAGGGACATGGAAGAAAGAGCAATAAGCATAGAAATTCCTGAAGTCTTGAAAAAGAAGCTTGAGGAAGACTGCTACTATATTAATAGAAGAAAAAGG ctaGTGAAGCTTCCTTGCCAGACAAATATAATAACCATCTTGGAGTCATATGTGAAACACTTTGCAATTAATGCAGCTTTTTCAGCCAATGAAAGGTCTCGGCACCATCAGATGACTCCACATGCTAATATGAATCTTCATTATGTGCCACCAGAGAAGAA tGTCGAGCTATGTAAAGAGATGGTGGATGGGCTGAGAATAACCTTTGACTTCACGCTTCCCTTAATTTTGCTCTATCCTTATGAACAAGCTCAATTTAAGAAGGTGACTTCATCAAAATTCTTTCTTCCTATCAAAGAAAACTCAACAAATACTAACAG AAGTCAGGAGGAACTTTCCCCAAGCCCTCCTCTGCTGAATCCACCCACGCCTCAGTCGACTGACAGCCAGCCCACCACAGGGGAGCCAGCCACGCCGAAGAGGCGAAAAGCTGAGCCCGAAATCCTGCAGTCGCTGAGGCGTTCGACGCGCCACAGCTCCAACTGTGACAGGTTATCGGAGAGCAGCGCGTCCCCGCAGCCGAAACGGCGGCACCTCGACACCCCCGCGTCTATGCCAAAGCTCTTCTTGCACCTGGAAAAAA aaacCCCTGTCCATAGCGGGTCATCTTCACCTATAACTTTGACTCCTAGCAAAGAAGGGAGCACGGTGTTTACTGGCTTTGAAGGTAGAAGAAACAACGAATTGAATGAG GTTTTGTCCTGGAAATTGATGCCAGAGAATTATCCACCAAGTGATCAACCACCACCTCCCTCATATATCTATGGATCTCAGCATTTGCTGAGGATGTTTG TAAAACTACCAGAAATACTGGGGAAGATGTGCTTTCCTGACAAAAACCTAAAGGCTTTAGTAAAACACTTCGAGATGTTTCTGAG
- the MSL3 gene encoding male-specific lethal 3 homolog isoform X4 has translation MNVRRRKGRKKRRCRLPGVDSVLKSLPAEENDESSENSISSSSSDDSDEGTDEEIKSEESDIDERTEMKEEQDTHTKRDMEERAISIEIPEVLKKKLEEDCYYINRRKRLVKLPCQTNIITILESYVKHFAINAAFSANERSRHHQMTPHANMNLHYVPPEKNVELCKEMVDGLRITFDFTLPLILLYPYEQAQFKKVTSSKFFLPIKENSTNTNRSQEELSPSPPLLNPPTPQSTDSQPTTGEPATPKRRKAEPEILQSLRRSTRHSSNCDRLSESSASPQPKRRHLDTPASMPKLFLHLEKKTPVHSGSSSPITLTPSKEGSTVFTGFEGRRNNELNEVLSWKLMPENYPPSDQPPPPSYIYGSQHLLRMFVKLPEILGKMCFPDKNLKALVKHFEMFLRFLAEYHDDFFPESAYVAACEAYYSTKNPRAIY, from the exons ATGAATGTGAG gagaagaaagggaagaaagaagagaCGCTGCAGGTTGCCTGGTGTTGACTCTGTGTTAAAAAGCCTTCCTGCTGAGGAAAATGATGAGAGTAGTGAAAACT CTATAAGCAGTTCTTCTTCTGATGACAGTGATGAAGGAACAGATGAAGAAATAAAGAGTGAAGAAAGTGACATAGATGAGAGGACAGAAATG AAAGAAGAACAAGACACTCATACAAAAAGGGACATGGAAGAAAGAGCAATAAGCATAGAAATTCCTGAAGTCTTGAAAAAGAAGCTTGAGGAAGACTGCTACTATATTAATAGAAGAAAAAGG ctaGTGAAGCTTCCTTGCCAGACAAATATAATAACCATCTTGGAGTCATATGTGAAACACTTTGCAATTAATGCAGCTTTTTCAGCCAATGAAAGGTCTCGGCACCATCAGATGACTCCACATGCTAATATGAATCTTCATTATGTGCCACCAGAGAAGAA tGTCGAGCTATGTAAAGAGATGGTGGATGGGCTGAGAATAACCTTTGACTTCACGCTTCCCTTAATTTTGCTCTATCCTTATGAACAAGCTCAATTTAAGAAGGTGACTTCATCAAAATTCTTTCTTCCTATCAAAGAAAACTCAACAAATACTAACAG AAGTCAGGAGGAACTTTCCCCAAGCCCTCCTCTGCTGAATCCACCCACGCCTCAGTCGACTGACAGCCAGCCCACCACAGGGGAGCCAGCCACGCCGAAGAGGCGAAAAGCTGAGCCCGAAATCCTGCAGTCGCTGAGGCGTTCGACGCGCCACAGCTCCAACTGTGACAGGTTATCGGAGAGCAGCGCGTCCCCGCAGCCGAAACGGCGGCACCTCGACACCCCCGCGTCTATGCCAAAGCTCTTCTTGCACCTGGAAAAAA aaacCCCTGTCCATAGCGGGTCATCTTCACCTATAACTTTGACTCCTAGCAAAGAAGGGAGCACGGTGTTTACTGGCTTTGAAGGTAGAAGAAACAACGAATTGAATGAG GTTTTGTCCTGGAAATTGATGCCAGAGAATTATCCACCAAGTGATCAACCACCACCTCCCTCATATATCTATGGATCTCAGCATTTGCTGAGGATGTTTG TAAAACTACCAGAAATACTGGGGAAGATGTGCTTTCCTGACAAAAACCTAAAGGCTTTAGTAAAACACTTCGAGATGTTTCTGAG
- the MSL3 gene encoding male-specific lethal 3 homolog isoform X2: protein MRRKGRKKRRCRLPGVDSVLKSLPAEENDESSENSISSSSSDDSDEGTDEEIKSEESDIDERTEMKEEQDTHTKRDMEERAISIEIPEVLKKKLEEDCYYINRRKRLVKLPCQTNIITILESYVKHFAINAAFSANERSRHHQMTPHANMNLHYVPPEKNVELCKEMVDGLRITFDFTLPLILLYPYEQAQFKKVTSSKFFLPIKENSTNTNRSQEELSPSPPLLNPPTPQSTDSQPTTGEPATPKRRKAEPEILQSLRRSTRHSSNCDRLSESSASPQPKRRHLDTPASMPKLFLHLEKKTPVHSGSSSPITLTPSKEGSTVFTGFEGRRNNELNEVLSWKLMPENYPPSDQPPPPSYIYGSQHLLRMFVKLPEILGKMCFPDKNLKALVKHFEMFLRFLAEYHDDFFPESAYVAACEAYYSTKNPRAIY, encoded by the exons AT gagaagaaagggaagaaagaagagaCGCTGCAGGTTGCCTGGTGTTGACTCTGTGTTAAAAAGCCTTCCTGCTGAGGAAAATGATGAGAGTAGTGAAAACT CTATAAGCAGTTCTTCTTCTGATGACAGTGATGAAGGAACAGATGAAGAAATAAAGAGTGAAGAAAGTGACATAGATGAGAGGACAGAAATG AAAGAAGAACAAGACACTCATACAAAAAGGGACATGGAAGAAAGAGCAATAAGCATAGAAATTCCTGAAGTCTTGAAAAAGAAGCTTGAGGAAGACTGCTACTATATTAATAGAAGAAAAAGG ctaGTGAAGCTTCCTTGCCAGACAAATATAATAACCATCTTGGAGTCATATGTGAAACACTTTGCAATTAATGCAGCTTTTTCAGCCAATGAAAGGTCTCGGCACCATCAGATGACTCCACATGCTAATATGAATCTTCATTATGTGCCACCAGAGAAGAA tGTCGAGCTATGTAAAGAGATGGTGGATGGGCTGAGAATAACCTTTGACTTCACGCTTCCCTTAATTTTGCTCTATCCTTATGAACAAGCTCAATTTAAGAAGGTGACTTCATCAAAATTCTTTCTTCCTATCAAAGAAAACTCAACAAATACTAACAG AAGTCAGGAGGAACTTTCCCCAAGCCCTCCTCTGCTGAATCCACCCACGCCTCAGTCGACTGACAGCCAGCCCACCACAGGGGAGCCAGCCACGCCGAAGAGGCGAAAAGCTGAGCCCGAAATCCTGCAGTCGCTGAGGCGTTCGACGCGCCACAGCTCCAACTGTGACAGGTTATCGGAGAGCAGCGCGTCCCCGCAGCCGAAACGGCGGCACCTCGACACCCCCGCGTCTATGCCAAAGCTCTTCTTGCACCTGGAAAAAA aaacCCCTGTCCATAGCGGGTCATCTTCACCTATAACTTTGACTCCTAGCAAAGAAGGGAGCACGGTGTTTACTGGCTTTGAAGGTAGAAGAAACAACGAATTGAATGAG GTTTTGTCCTGGAAATTGATGCCAGAGAATTATCCACCAAGTGATCAACCACCACCTCCCTCATATATCTATGGATCTCAGCATTTGCTGAGGATGTTTG TAAAACTACCAGAAATACTGGGGAAGATGTGCTTTCCTGACAAAAACCTAAAGGCTTTAGTAAAACACTTCGAGATGTTTCTGAG
- the MSL3 gene encoding male-specific lethal 3 homolog isoform X3: MTSRGMKFKFHRGERVLCFEPDPTKAKVLYDAKIVDIVVGKDEKGRKIPEYLIHFNGWNRSWDRWAAEDHVLRDTDENRRLQRKLARKAVARMRRKGRKKRRCRLPGVDSVLKSLPAEENDESSENSISSSSSDDSDEGTDEEIKSEESDIDERTEMKEEQDTHTKRDMEERAISIEIPEVLKKKLEEDCYYINRRKRLVKLPCQTNIITILESYVKHFAINAAFSANERSRHHQMTPHANMNLHYVPPEKNVELCKEMVDGLRITFDFTLPLILLYPYEQAQFKKVTSSKFFLPIKENSTNTNRSQEELSPSPPLLNPPTPQSTDSQPTTGEPATPKRRKAEPEILQSLRRSTRHSSNCDRLSESSASPQPKRRHLDTPASMPKLFLHLEKKTPVHSGSSSPITLTPSKEGSTVFTGFEGRRNNELNEVLSWKLMPENYPPSDQPPPPSYIYGSQHLLRMFGF; this comes from the exons ATGACCTCGCGGGGAATGAAATTTAAGTTCCACCGGGGAGAGAGAGTTCTCTGCTTCGAGCCCGACCCCACCAAAGCCAAAGTGCTCTATGATGCCAAG ATTGTTGATATTGTTGTTGGAAAAGATGAGAAAGGCAGAAAGATTCCAGAATATCTAATCCATTTTAACGGTTGGAACAGAAG CTGGGATAGATGGGCAGCTGAAGATCATGTTCTTCGGGATACAGACGAAAACCGCAGATTACAGCGTAAATTGGCACGGAAGGCTGTGGCTCGCAT gagaagaaagggaagaaagaagagaCGCTGCAGGTTGCCTGGTGTTGACTCTGTGTTAAAAAGCCTTCCTGCTGAGGAAAATGATGAGAGTAGTGAAAACT CTATAAGCAGTTCTTCTTCTGATGACAGTGATGAAGGAACAGATGAAGAAATAAAGAGTGAAGAAAGTGACATAGATGAGAGGACAGAAATG AAAGAAGAACAAGACACTCATACAAAAAGGGACATGGAAGAAAGAGCAATAAGCATAGAAATTCCTGAAGTCTTGAAAAAGAAGCTTGAGGAAGACTGCTACTATATTAATAGAAGAAAAAGG ctaGTGAAGCTTCCTTGCCAGACAAATATAATAACCATCTTGGAGTCATATGTGAAACACTTTGCAATTAATGCAGCTTTTTCAGCCAATGAAAGGTCTCGGCACCATCAGATGACTCCACATGCTAATATGAATCTTCATTATGTGCCACCAGAGAAGAA tGTCGAGCTATGTAAAGAGATGGTGGATGGGCTGAGAATAACCTTTGACTTCACGCTTCCCTTAATTTTGCTCTATCCTTATGAACAAGCTCAATTTAAGAAGGTGACTTCATCAAAATTCTTTCTTCCTATCAAAGAAAACTCAACAAATACTAACAG AAGTCAGGAGGAACTTTCCCCAAGCCCTCCTCTGCTGAATCCACCCACGCCTCAGTCGACTGACAGCCAGCCCACCACAGGGGAGCCAGCCACGCCGAAGAGGCGAAAAGCTGAGCCCGAAATCCTGCAGTCGCTGAGGCGTTCGACGCGCCACAGCTCCAACTGTGACAGGTTATCGGAGAGCAGCGCGTCCCCGCAGCCGAAACGGCGGCACCTCGACACCCCCGCGTCTATGCCAAAGCTCTTCTTGCACCTGGAAAAAA aaacCCCTGTCCATAGCGGGTCATCTTCACCTATAACTTTGACTCCTAGCAAAGAAGGGAGCACGGTGTTTACTGGCTTTGAAGGTAGAAGAAACAACGAATTGAATGAG GTTTTGTCCTGGAAATTGATGCCAGAGAATTATCCACCAAGTGATCAACCACCACCTCCCTCATATATCTATGGATCTCAGCATTTGCTGAGGATGTTTG
- the MSL3 gene encoding male-specific lethal 3 homolog isoform X1: MTSRGMKFKFHRGERVLCFEPDPTKAKVLYDAKIVDIVVGKDEKGRKIPEYLIHFNGWNRSWDRWAAEDHVLRDTDENRRLQRKLARKAVARMRRKGRKKRRCRLPGVDSVLKSLPAEENDESSENSISSSSSDDSDEGTDEEIKSEESDIDERTEMKEEQDTHTKRDMEERAISIEIPEVLKKKLEEDCYYINRRKRLVKLPCQTNIITILESYVKHFAINAAFSANERSRHHQMTPHANMNLHYVPPEKNVELCKEMVDGLRITFDFTLPLILLYPYEQAQFKKVTSSKFFLPIKENSTNTNSQEELSPSPPLLNPPTPQSTDSQPTTGEPATPKRRKAEPEILQSLRRSTRHSSNCDRLSESSASPQPKRRHLDTPASMPKLFLHLEKKTPVHSGSSSPITLTPSKEGSTVFTGFEGRRNNELNEVLSWKLMPENYPPSDQPPPPSYIYGSQHLLRMFVKLPEILGKMCFPDKNLKALVKHFEMFLRFLAEYHDDFFPESAYVAACEAYYSTKNPRAIY; this comes from the exons ATGACCTCGCGGGGAATGAAATTTAAGTTCCACCGGGGAGAGAGAGTTCTCTGCTTCGAGCCCGACCCCACCAAAGCCAAAGTGCTCTATGATGCCAAG ATTGTTGATATTGTTGTTGGAAAAGATGAGAAAGGCAGAAAGATTCCAGAATATCTAATCCATTTTAACGGTTGGAACAGAAG CTGGGATAGATGGGCAGCTGAAGATCATGTTCTTCGGGATACAGACGAAAACCGCAGATTACAGCGTAAATTGGCACGGAAGGCTGTGGCTCGCAT gagaagaaagggaagaaagaagagaCGCTGCAGGTTGCCTGGTGTTGACTCTGTGTTAAAAAGCCTTCCTGCTGAGGAAAATGATGAGAGTAGTGAAAACT CTATAAGCAGTTCTTCTTCTGATGACAGTGATGAAGGAACAGATGAAGAAATAAAGAGTGAAGAAAGTGACATAGATGAGAGGACAGAAATG AAAGAAGAACAAGACACTCATACAAAAAGGGACATGGAAGAAAGAGCAATAAGCATAGAAATTCCTGAAGTCTTGAAAAAGAAGCTTGAGGAAGACTGCTACTATATTAATAGAAGAAAAAGG ctaGTGAAGCTTCCTTGCCAGACAAATATAATAACCATCTTGGAGTCATATGTGAAACACTTTGCAATTAATGCAGCTTTTTCAGCCAATGAAAGGTCTCGGCACCATCAGATGACTCCACATGCTAATATGAATCTTCATTATGTGCCACCAGAGAAGAA tGTCGAGCTATGTAAAGAGATGGTGGATGGGCTGAGAATAACCTTTGACTTCACGCTTCCCTTAATTTTGCTCTATCCTTATGAACAAGCTCAATTTAAGAAGGTGACTTCATCAAAATTCTTTCTTCCTATCAAAGAAAACTCAACAAATACTAACAG TCAGGAGGAACTTTCCCCAAGCCCTCCTCTGCTGAATCCACCCACGCCTCAGTCGACTGACAGCCAGCCCACCACAGGGGAGCCAGCCACGCCGAAGAGGCGAAAAGCTGAGCCCGAAATCCTGCAGTCGCTGAGGCGTTCGACGCGCCACAGCTCCAACTGTGACAGGTTATCGGAGAGCAGCGCGTCCCCGCAGCCGAAACGGCGGCACCTCGACACCCCCGCGTCTATGCCAAAGCTCTTCTTGCACCTGGAAAAAA aaacCCCTGTCCATAGCGGGTCATCTTCACCTATAACTTTGACTCCTAGCAAAGAAGGGAGCACGGTGTTTACTGGCTTTGAAGGTAGAAGAAACAACGAATTGAATGAG GTTTTGTCCTGGAAATTGATGCCAGAGAATTATCCACCAAGTGATCAACCACCACCTCCCTCATATATCTATGGATCTCAGCATTTGCTGAGGATGTTTG TAAAACTACCAGAAATACTGGGGAAGATGTGCTTTCCTGACAAAAACCTAAAGGCTTTAGTAAAACACTTCGAGATGTTTCTGAG